The following are encoded in a window of Kogia breviceps isolate mKogBre1 chromosome 10, mKogBre1 haplotype 1, whole genome shotgun sequence genomic DNA:
- the LOC136794928 gene encoding histone H4: MSGRGKGGKGLGKGGAKRHRKVLRDNIQGITKPAIRRLARRGGVKRISGLIYEETRGVLKVFLENVIRDAVTYTEHAKRKTVTAMDVVYALKRQGRTLYGFGG, from the coding sequence ATGTCTGGACGAGGCAAAGGTGGTAAGGGACTGGGGAAGGGGGGCGCTAAGCGCCATCGTAAGGTTTTGCGCGACAACATCCAGGGTATCACCAAGCCCGCCATCCGGCGTCTGGCCCGGCGAGGTGGGGTCAAGCGCATATCTGGTCTGATCTACGAAGAGACTCGCGGGGTACTGAAGGTGTTTTTGGAGAACGTGATCCGGGACGCGGTCACTTACACGGAGCACGCCAAGCGGAAGACCGTCACCGCCATGGACGTAGTGTATGCTCTCAAACGCCAGGGACGTACTCTCTATGGCTTCGGCGGTTAG
- the LOC131763395 gene encoding histone H2B type 1-C/E/F/G/I-like: protein MPEPAKSASAPKKGSKKAVAKAQKKDGKKRKRSRKESYAVYVYKVLKQVHPDTGISSKAMGIMNSFVNDIFERIAGEASRLAHYNKRSTITSREIQTAVRLLLPGELAKHAVSEGTKAVTKYTSSK, encoded by the coding sequence ATGCCTGAGCCAGCGAAGTCTGCTTCTGCTCCAAAGAAGGGCTCCAAAAAGGCGGTGGCCAAGGCCCAGAAAAAGGACGGTAAGAAGCGCAAGCGTAGTCGCAAGGAGAGCTACGCCGTGTATGTGTACAAGGTGTTGAAGCAGGTTCATCCGGATACCGGTATTTCCTCCAAGGCCATGGGTATCATGAATTCATTTGTCAACGACATCTTCGAGCGCATCGCGGGCGAGGCGTCGCGCCTGGCGCATTACAACAAGCGCTCGACCATCACGTCGAGGGAGATCCAGACTGCCGTGCGCCTGTTGTTGCCCGGGGAGTTGGCCAAGCATGCCGTGTCCGAGGGCACCAAGGCTGTTACTAAGTACACCAGCTCCAAATAA
- the LOC131763372 gene encoding histone H2A type 1-like isoform X1 has translation MSGRGKQGGKVRAKAKTRSSRAGLQFPVGRVHRLLRKGNYAERVGAGAPVYLAAVLEYLTAEILELAGNAARDNKKTRIIPRHLQLAIRNDEELNKLLGKVTIAQGGVLPNIQAVLLPKKTESHHKAKGK, from the coding sequence ATGTCTGGCCGGGGGAAACAGGGTGGTAAGGTACGTGCCAAGGCCAAGACCCGGTCCTCGCGGGCCGGGCTCCAGTTTCCTGTGGGCCGGGTGCACCGCCTGCTCCGCAAGGGCAACTACGCCGAGCGGGTCGGGGCCGGCGCTCCGGTGTACCTGGCGGCGGTGCTGGAGTACCTGACGGCCGAGATCCTGGAGCTGGCGGGCAACGCGGCCCGCGACAACAAGAAGACGCGCATCATCCCGCGTCACCTACAGCTGGCCATCCGCAACGACGAGGAGCTCAACAAGCTACTGGGCAAAGTCACTATCGCTCAGGGCGGCGTCCTGCCCAACATCCAGGCTGTACTGCTGCCCAAGAAGACCGAGAGCCACCACAAGGCCAAGGGCAAGTGA
- the LOC131763372 gene encoding histone H2A type 1-like isoform X2 has protein sequence MSGRGKQGGKVRAKAKTRSSRAGLQFPVGRVHRLLRKGNYAERVGAGAPVYLAAVLEYLTAEILELAGNAARDNKKTRIIPRHLQLAIRNDEELNKLLGKVTIAQGGVLPNIQAVLLPKKTESHHKAKGKFQNQRWRPAVLGLALVVLEVIAP, from the exons ATGTCTGGCCGGGGGAAACAGGGTGGTAAGGTACGTGCCAAGGCCAAGACCCGGTCCTCGCGGGCCGGGCTCCAGTTTCCTGTGGGCCGGGTGCACCGCCTGCTCCGCAAGGGCAACTACGCCGAGCGGGTCGGGGCCGGCGCTCCGGTGTACCTGGCGGCGGTGCTGGAGTACCTGACGGCCGAGATCCTGGAGCTGGCGGGCAACGCGGCCCGCGACAACAAGAAGACGCGCATCATCCCGCGTCACCTACAGCTGGCCATCCGCAACGACGAGGAGCTCAACAAGCTACTGGGCAAAGTCACTATCGCTCAGGGCGGCGTCCTGCCCAACATCCAGGCTGTACTGCTGCCCAAGAAGACCGAGAGCCACCACAAGGCCAAGG gaaaatttcaaaatcaaaGATGGCGTCCGGCGGTCCTGGGACTGGCTCTGGTGGTGCTTGAGGTTATCGCACCGTGA
- the LOC131763379 gene encoding histone H3.1: MARTKQTARKSTGGKAPRKQLATKAARKSAPATGGVKKPHRYRPGTVALREIRRYQKSTELLIRKLPFQRLVREIAQDFKTDLRFQSSAVMALQEACEAYLVGLFEDTNLCAIHAKRVTIMPKDIQLARRIRGERA; this comes from the coding sequence ATGGCTCGCACTAAGCAAACCGCGCGTAAGTCCACCGGTGGTAAGGCGCCGCGCAAGCAGTTGGCCACCAAGGCGGCCCGCAAGAGCGCGCCGGCCACAGGCGGCGTGAAGAAGCCACACCGTTACCGGCCCGGCACGGTGGCCCTGCGCGAGATCCGCCGCTACCAGAAGTCCACGGAGCTGCTGATCCGCAAGCTGCCGTTCCAGCGCCTGGTGCGCGAGATCGCGCAGGACTTCAAGACCGACTTGCGCTTCCAGAGCTCGGCCGTTATGGCGCTGCAGGAGGCGTGCGAGGCCTACCTGGTGGGGCTCTTCGAGGACACCAACCTGTGTGCCATCCATGCCAAGCGCGTTACTATCATGCCCAAGGACATCCAACTTGCTCGCCGCATCCGCGGGGAGAGGGCGTAA